Part of the Bacillus cereus group sp. RP43 genome is shown below.
CTATATAATGTTTCTGCCGTCCAGTCTCCATCTACATTCCCGATAATTGGCTGGTTTACTTGTTGTAAAAACGAATCAATCTTCGGATCATATGAAATTCCAATCATAGGCGTGTTTGCAACTGCCGATAATATAAGAGCATGCAGTCTCATCCCTATTAAAAGAGAGCACTCTGATAAAATAGAGATTTTCTCGTGAATATCCATTTTATAAGGGAGCATGTGCGCTTCTTCTCCCATCAAATTAATGATATCCCTTGATGCATTTTGATCAAATGGTCCATGCATCGGTACAAATAAAATATGGTATCCCTCTTGCTTAAGCTTTTTAAGCGTATCTGCTAACTTCTTCATATAATCTTCTTTTGCATCCCAGTACCTTACACTAACCGCAACGACTTTTCCTTGCAGCGAATGTTTTTGAAGCCAATCGGATTTCTTTGCTTCTGGCTGACAAGCTAATACTGGATCTGGAACAAGTTCAATGTCTTTCTTAATACCAATTTCTTTTAAGTACAAAAAAGAGTCTTCATCACGTACTGATATATATTCAGCCTTTGATACATGCCATTTCACTAATAAACGATTTTGCTTCTTCGTAATAGGTCCGATTCCTTGGGCGTAAATATAATACGGCTTTTTCAAAAAACGAGCAAGCCGCATAATACCTGTATAATATAGAATACTCTTAATACTCGTCTTATCTTGCAAGAGACTTCCGCCTCCGCTAATTAAACCATTACTTCTCTTTATTTCTCGGTAAATCGCTCTTATATCCCAGCGGTTTACTGCTTCTACACCGTACATTTTCCTTGTATAGTCGGGGTCATTTGAAAGTACAACAAGCTCAAGAGTAGGATCCTCTTCATGTAGCGCTTTAATAATTGATTGCAAAATTGCTTCGTCCCCAACATTATAAAAACCATAATATCCTGATAAAACTAACCGCACTCTTAATCTCCTCCAACATTTCGCAATCAACTCTTTTTGTAATTAAACAAATTGTTATCCATTCCTTGCCGAGAAAGGCTTGATAACTTCAAATTGATTTCTTTCACAAACATCTAACAAGTCATACCCATTTATAATATTGTTCATTTTCTATAATAAACGATTTTATTTACGTAAAAATGGAATTTGTTCTTTCGATATCCAGTTTAGTTTCAATGCACATATGCCATATAACACTGAAGCTACACTTAGCGCTACAGCACTATATATCATTGCCAAAATTCTGGAATCTGTCACATTGATTAATGTGGATACAAAGTATAATGCTATACCTAAAATACTAGATACTCCAATCACAGCCAAAAATCTCCCTATATCTCTTGGATAGGAAAGATCTTTTCTAATATAAATATGATTTACGATACAAATCATTATATAAATAATTAGAGTACTATACGCTGCTCCATTTATACCGAATTGGTTTACTAGTGCTATATTTAATATAATTTTTACAAAACTTGCACCGATGACAATCCATGCTGCTCGCATCGAACGATTAATCCCTTGCAAGATTCCTATTGATAATACCATAAGTGATGTGAAATACGAGCTACCAATTAAAATAGCTAACATGCCACTTCCTTTTGTATCTGTAAATAACGCAACATTCAGCGGTACTGCAAGCGCCATAAGCCATATCGTTATCGGCATTGTTAAAACGTGCGCAAATTCATTTGTACGTTTTACTGTCAGTTTAGCTAAAGCTATATCTTTTTTTGTTAAAGCAGCTGTTAATAATGGAATTAACGGAAATACTATCGCACTTGCAAATACAACAATTAATTGCGTAAATGCAAAACCACGGCTATATATACCAAATTGTTCCTGAATCGTTGTAGAAGATTCATGTAATACATGTGGAATTGTTACAGAATCAACTAAATTTAAAACAGGCATCGATAACGCTCCAATTGCAATTGGAATTGAAACACGGAGTATGTTTTTCGCGTTTGTCTTAAAATCTTGTAATGAATATGTTTCGCTCTTATAGCGATACGTGCTTTTCACATATTTCATTCGCAAATATATGAGTGACGTAATAACACCAAAGCAAGAACCAATCATCGCTCCGCCTGTTATGATATCACTACCTTTATTCCAATATACAAATATATAAGCAATTGTTAGCATAAAGAATACGCGTATCAACTGTTCAATTACTTGTGATACACCAGTAGGTATCATATCTCCGAACCCTTGGAAATATCCACGGTACACTGCCATATATGGTGCGATTAATAAAGCAAACGAAGTAACAATTAATGCTAGCCTCGTCTCTTGCCCACCAAGCATATTTGCAATGCTACTCGATCCAATGATAATAATTAAAAATCCGAGCACCCCAAATATAACACCGATAATAGATGCTGACGTAAACAATTTAGCTATTCCGTCACGATCATTCTTTTCATGAAGATCAGCTATTAACTGGGATATTGCTAGCGGGACTCCCGCTACTGATAAAGTTAAGGCTATCATATATACAGGAAAAACAAGGCGAAAAATCCCAAGTACTTCATCCCCTGCTATATTTTGCAATGGAATTTGAAAAAAACTCCCCACTACTTTCGATATAAACGTTGTAACGGTTAAAATCGCAGCGCCTTTTACAAACTTTTTATTCATCTTCTATCTCTTTTCTTTCAATATATAATCTACATAAAATATTAAATCCGTATTATTCATTCATCTTGAGAATCATCACTTTATCTCATTTAGTTATCATACCAAATTTCTTATATATTGAATACTCTCTTTCTTTTTATGTTTTAAATATAATATGTGCCATATATATCTTTTTTTATCCAGTTTTTTCTTCAATTTACTACTTCTACTTGTTCAAGATAAACATGTGCTATAATGTAGCTATTGTCAGTAAGAGGAGTGTTTACAACATGCTGAATTCGGTAAAGAAATTGTTAGGAGATTCTCAAAAGAGAAAGCTAAAAAAGTATGAACAACTCGTTCAAGAAATTAATGATTTGGAAAAACAAATGTCTGATTTACCTGACGAAGAATTACGTCACAAAACTGTCACATTCAAAAATATGCTTAAGGATGGCAAAACAGTTGATGACATAAAAGTAGAAGCATTCGCTGTTGTACGCGAAGCCGCAAAACGCGTGCTTGGATTACGCCATTACGATGTACAGTTAATCGGAGGACTTGTATTACTAGAAGGTAATATTGCGGAGATGCCAACTGGTGAAGGAAAAACATTAGTTTCCTCTCTCCCAACATATGTACGTGCTCTTGAAGGAAATGGCGTTCATGTTATTACTGTAAACGATTACTTAGCGAA
Proteins encoded:
- a CDS encoding polysaccharide biosynthesis protein, with amino-acid sequence MNKKFVKGAAILTVTTFISKVVGSFFQIPLQNIAGDEVLGIFRLVFPVYMIALTLSVAGVPLAISQLIADLHEKNDRDGIAKLFTSASIIGVIFGVLGFLIIIIGSSSIANMLGGQETRLALIVTSFALLIAPYMAVYRGYFQGFGDMIPTGVSQVIEQLIRVFFMLTIAYIFVYWNKGSDIITGGAMIGSCFGVITSLIYLRMKYVKSTYRYKSETYSLQDFKTNAKNILRVSIPIAIGALSMPVLNLVDSVTIPHVLHESSTTIQEQFGIYSRGFAFTQLIVVFASAIVFPLIPLLTAALTKKDIALAKLTVKRTNEFAHVLTMPITIWLMALAVPLNVALFTDTKGSGMLAILIGSSYFTSLMVLSIGILQGINRSMRAAWIVIGASFVKIILNIALVNQFGINGAAYSTLIIYIMICIVNHIYIRKDLSYPRDIGRFLAVIGVSSILGIALYFVSTLINVTDSRILAMIYSAVALSVASVLYGICALKLNWISKEQIPFLRK
- the csaB gene encoding polysaccharide pyruvyl transferase CsaB, whose translation is MRLVLSGYYGFYNVGDEAILQSIIKALHEEDPTLELVVLSNDPDYTRKMYGVEAVNRWDIRAIYREIKRSNGLISGGGSLLQDKTSIKSILYYTGIMRLARFLKKPYYIYAQGIGPITKKQNRLLVKWHVSKAEYISVRDEDSFLYLKEIGIKKDIELVPDPVLACQPEAKKSDWLQKHSLQGKVVAVSVRYWDAKEDYMKKLADTLKKLKQEGYHILFVPMHGPFDQNASRDIINLMGEEAHMLPYKMDIHEKISILSECSLLIGMRLHALILSAVANTPMIGISYDPKIDSFLQQVNQPIIGNVDGDWTAETLYSVAIKQLEQTEYVQETLGQRVEELREQISIASKYIINDLHAKESIKRGMES